The nucleotide window ACACCTGCCAGTGCCGCCGCCTGGGCGGCCGAACGGCTGCAGCAAAATGCGTAGATAACGGGATGCGTTGCGCGCTCGCCAGGGACAGGTTTCAGCCTGACCAGCTGCTCAGCGGGAGAGCCGTCGGCAAGGTCGTTCATGCGGATGACTTTTTGGGGGCATTCTGCCGCACATATGCCGCAACCTTCACACAACTCCTTGACAACCGTGAGGCTGCCGTTGAGCGAAATGGCGCCGAAAGGGCAGCTGCGGTAGCAGGTGAGGCAGCGGACACATCCCGGCGTTATTTCGGCGTGGGGGGTGAGAAAGGCGGTTGACCCTTCATGCTGCAGGCAGGCCAGGGCGGCATTGTGGATGTCCATGACCTGCTGCTTCAGGTCCATGACGCCCCGCGACGGGCCGACGGCCAGTATGCCCCGGCGATTGGTTCGCACCGGCAGCCGGTGGACGTTGTCGGCCTGAACAAAGCCATCTCCATCCTGTTCCAGGGCGAGCGTTGCAGCCGCATCCGCGGCAAACATCGACACCGAGAGGGCCTCGTCGACCACGGTCAGCTCCGGCGTCAGCCTGAAACGATGTCCGGTGATTTCATCGGTGAAGGTGACGACGGCCCTGC belongs to Deltaproteobacteria bacterium and includes:
- a CDS encoding hydrogenase iron-sulfur subunit — encoded protein: AVAFQKSPVDQQGSVVFLTGIYHESSPLICREVMATACKYAAQGQKVYILTGNLKVAGDGLEARYRTSRQAGVTYVKFNTEKPEISQLESGRAVVTFTDEITGHRFRLTPELTVVDEALSVSMFAADAAATLALEQDGDGFVQADNVHRLPVRTNRRGILAVGPSRGVMDLKQQVMDIHNAALACLQHEGSTAFLTPHAEITPGCVRCLTCYRSCPFGAISLNGSLTVVKELCEGCGICAAECPQKVIRMNDLADGSPAEQLVRLKPVPGERATHPVIYAFCCSRSAAQAAALAGVMGRPLPAGLRIIRVPCAGVIATGDILRAFQQKADGVMVLTCHQGNCQAEKGNLHARRRAEGAMVLMEQIGLDKKRLHYATLASNMAHEFGEIVCAFADSLENLYRSFLKG